The window CCGGCTGCGGCAAACCCGACCGGACCTCGCCGCGGCCGTGGACGCCCTGATCGCCCGCTACGAAACCCCCACCCGTCAGGACGACGCCCCGGCGCCCGCGGCCGAGTCCTGATGTCGCCGCCACTGACTCGCGCGACGACGCCGCCGGACACGACCGGACCGCAGCCAGAGGCCCAGGCCTCGGTGATCCGACGGGACCGGCTCGGCGGCCTCATCCACGAATCCCTGCAGGCAGCCTGACCGGACCCGGTTCTGGGCACCCATAGGCTCAGCTGTTCGGTGGTTCATGGGATCTCACCCTGGGCCGCCGAACCGCCCGTGATGCCAGCGGCGGGGGACCGGGACGGGAAGGTGAAGTCCCAGGCCAGGCCCCAGGCGCACAGGCCGCTACTCAGGTCGGTGGTCGCCAGGAGCGTGCCGTCCTCGCTCAGCGTCGCCTTGGTGACCGGGGCGCTGTGTCCCTCCAACGTCCGCAGACAGCGCCCGGAAGCGACGTCCCAGACCTGCACCAGGCGTTCCCCGCCGGCGGTGACCGCGAACGAACCGTCAGCGCTGAGGGCGAAGGCACGCGGCTTCCCCGCCAGCGCCAGGGTCTGGCGCACCTCTCCGGTGTCCGTCGCCCACACGCGCAGCGCGTCCCGGTCGGGCGTCGCGGCCAACCCGTGGTCCGCGCTGAACGCTATGAGGGTGTCCCCAGTGCCGTAGCTGCCTTGGTTGGTCAAGGAGTACCGAAGCTCGCCGCTGGCGACGTCCCAGGCTCCGACGGACAGGCCGGTGCAGAGGAAGAGGGTCCGGCTGTCCGCGCTGAAGTCGAGGCGTTCGAAACGGCTGTGCGACGGCAGCGTCCAACTGGGCTGGTCCGCGTCGAGCGACCACGCCTTGACTTCACTGTCGCGGAAGGGGTTGTCGGACTCGTCCGCGTTCTGGTGGGTGCCGCCGAGGGAGGCCGCATACCGCCCGTCGGGACTGAGCGCGACCGTGTGGACCGCCCCGCCGTGCGCTCGCAGCTCGCGCAGGAGCGCACCTGTGGTAAGCCTGCGCAAGCGTAGGACGCCGGCCTTGTCACCGATCAAGATACGGTCATCGTCATCCGTCGGCATCAACGCGAACGCGCTGATCGCGCCCATCTCGTCGGTGAACAGCTGCCTGCTGCCGTCGACGAGGCTCAGCCGCTGGATCATGCCTTGGGACGTCAGAACGACGAGCAGGGCGCCGCCGAGCGCGAACCGGATGTCCCGCGCGCTCCCGCCCTCGCCACGGTTGAAGATGTGCAGCCGCTCACCGACGGCGAAGTCCCAGACATCCACCTCGCCGGTCCACCAGCCGATTGCCGAGACCAGGCCGTCGGCGCGCAGGGCCAGCGTCGTCGGCTGGGTGAACTCGCCGTGCCCGTTGTAGGAGTACAGCTGCCACGCGCCGAGCAGTTCGGACCTGTGGCCGTGCGCGCCGACCCGCGCCCACGCCGCCCGCAGCTCCGGATGGCGGGCGAAGCCCGGCATCCCCTGCGCGGACCGCAGGGCTTCGGCGGCGGCGGAGAACCGGCCCTGCGCCGTGAGGTCGCTCGCCTGGTCCATCAGGTCGCCGAACACGTCCTGCACCCCGGTGAGCTCGCGCGCGGCCCGGGGCCGCGCGTAGCACCAGGGCGCCTGGTAATCGGCGGCAGGCAGTGACCGGACCGCCACCTGGCGACTGCCGATGCCCAGGACGGCGACCCGGCCATCGGCGCTGACCGCCGCGGTGTGCACCCACCGGGCATGAGCCGGCAGCTGCTGGTCCAGCGTGCGCAGGCAGCGACCGGTCGTCGCGTCCCAGACCTGGACCGGCACGGCGGCATCGCCAGCCGTCAGCACGGTCGGCCCGGCCGAGCTGACCGCCAGGGACGTCACGGACCGCCACCGGTGACCGGCCTCGCTCACCACGATGCGCCGTCGCGCGTCGAACACCGTGAGCGGCCCCTTCCACCAGGCGACCACGGCGCACCGGGCGTCGGCGGACACCGCCCCGATGTCCATCGGAAAGCTGCGCACGGGCCTGCCGTGCAACGTTCCCCTGGCCGGCCCGACCAGCGTCGTGGTGCAGGTCCTGCGGGCGACGTCCCAGGCACGGACGGTGCCGTCGCCATCCGCCATCAGCCCGCCGAAGGACGCGGACAGTGCCATGGTGCCGTCGTGGCTCAGCGCCAACGAGCTGATCGCGCCCATGTGGTCGTCCATGGTGTTGACGACCCGGGGTGTACTCGCCTCCCAGACCCGCAGTACGCCGCGCGCGGACCCCGTCGCCACGTACCGGCCGTCGCCGCTGACCGCCACGGCCACCACGGCGGCATCCCCGTCGAACCGCGGCAGGTCCCGGCGCCGGCCGCGCCTGAGGTCCCAGATCTCGGCGGCGCCGGCGCGGACGGCGAGGCCGAGCGTGCCGGCGGTGTCCATCGCCACGGCCGTGACGGGCTCGCCATCCTTGGTCAGGGTGCGCCGCGCCCGCCGTCCGCCGCGCCCCGGCGCCCAGAGCAGCAGCCCGCCCGCGCGGTCACCGGACAGGACGAGGCCGCCGTCGGCGCTGCTCGCGACGGCAGACACGTCCGCGCCGTGGTCCTCGAGGCCGGCATGGATCCGTGGCGGGCGGTGCTCCCACGCGGCGAGCGCCGCGGCGACGTCCGCCGAACCCGGGTCGGTGACGGACGCCGCCCGCAACAGTTCCCCCGCGCGCTCGTCCTCGTGCCGTTCCAGCTGCGCGGCGCCCAGGAGCAGCGCGCCGCGCCCCGCCTGCGCCCCGCCGTCGGCGGCCATGGCCGCCTCGACGTTCGCGACCAGCTCCTCGCCGGTCTGGCGGCCCGACCGCCAGCGGTGCAGGCCGAGGTTGTAGACAGACGGAAGGTGGTACGGGTCGGTGCCGAGCGCCTCCAGCCACAGCGCTTCGGCCTCGTCTATCCCGCCTAGGTCGAGGAACGACAGGGCCTGGTTCGACAGGCCGTCCGCCAGCAGCCGGGCCGCCCTGGGCGCGGGCCGCTCGTAGGCGGCGCCGACGAGCTCGGGGTAGAGCCCATGCAGCCGCGCCGCCAGGTCGACGAGGCTCGCGGGGCGCGCCGCCGGATCGGCGGCGAAGCACTCGCGCAGCAGGACGGCGACGTCCGCTGGCATCGGCGGGATCCGCGGGTCGCCGACGCCGCTGCCGCGCAGGAACGCGTCGAGCGCCGCCCCGGCGGCCGGGCCGTGGCGGCCCGACCGACCGCCCGCGAACATCTCCAGGACGGTCACCGCCCAGGACCACACGTCCGTCGCGGCGGTCAGCCGGATGGTCCGGTCCACGGCGGCGGCGGCCTGTTCCGGCGAGCAGTAGGCGGGCGTCATCCCGCCGAAGCTGACGGCCACCGGGACGTCCGGCGGCCGTGCGGGCGCGCTCTCACCGGTCGCCGCCGCCCGCGCCTTGGCTACGCCGAAATCGGTGACCTTGGCCGTGCCGTCCGGTTCCAGCATCACGTTGGCGGGTTTGACGTCCATGTGGACGAGCCCGGCCGCGTGCGCGTGCGCGAGACCCCACGCCATCTGGACGGCCGTGTCGAGAATGCGGCCCAGCGCTGCCTGCCCGCCGCCCGCGTAGAGGTCCCGGCTGCTCACGGCCTGCGCCAGACTTCCGCCGTCCACCCACTCGGCGAACACCCGGGGGACGTCGTCGATGGTGCGGACATACGCGCAGGCGACCGTATGCGGGTGCAGCCCGAGCTTGACCCAGGTGGCAGCCTCGGCCTCGAAACGGGCGCGGCCATCCGGTGTGCGAACCATCTTCGAGCGCGGCGTCTTCACGGCCATGTCGATCTGCCAGCCGCGATGGCGCACTCGGTGCACGACGCCCATGCCGCCGCTGTGCACCACGTCGAGTACCTCGTACAGGCCGAGTACGACGTCGCCCGGTTTCCAGTCCTCAGCCGGCGCCATGGCGTCAGCCGACCAGCGCGTCGAGCGCCCGTTGCGTCCGCATGCGGCCCCCATGAGCTGGCCGAAAGTATGTCGCAAGGATCAGGCTAGTCGTGACGCGAAGACTCTGCCTATTCCGATCGCGTTCGCGACAGCTCAGACCCGGTGAGGCCGGTACCGGCGGCGAGCAAGG of the Pseudofrankia saprophytica genome contains:
- a CDS encoding WD40 repeat domain-containing serine/threonine protein kinase, whose product is MAPAEDWKPGDVVLGLYEVLDVVHSGGMGVVHRVRHRGWQIDMAVKTPRSKMVRTPDGRARFEAEAATWVKLGLHPHTVACAYVRTIDDVPRVFAEWVDGGSLAQAVSSRDLYAGGGQAALGRILDTAVQMAWGLAHAHAAGLVHMDVKPANVMLEPDGTAKVTDFGVAKARAAATGESAPARPPDVPVAVSFGGMTPAYCSPEQAAAAVDRTIRLTAATDVWSWAVTVLEMFAGGRSGRHGPAAGAALDAFLRGSGVGDPRIPPMPADVAVLLRECFAADPAARPASLVDLAARLHGLYPELVGAAYERPAPRAARLLADGLSNQALSFLDLGGIDEAEALWLEALGTDPYHLPSVYNLGLHRWRSGRQTGEELVANVEAAMAADGGAQAGRGALLLGAAQLERHEDERAGELLRAASVTDPGSADVAAALAAWEHRPPRIHAGLEDHGADVSAVASSADGGLVLSGDRAGGLLLWAPGRGGRRARRTLTKDGEPVTAVAMDTAGTLGLAVRAGAAEIWDLRRGRRRDLPRFDGDAAVVAVAVSGDGRYVATGSARGVLRVWEASTPRVVNTMDDHMGAISSLALSHDGTMALSASFGGLMADGDGTVRAWDVARRTCTTTLVGPARGTLHGRPVRSFPMDIGAVSADARCAVVAWWKGPLTVFDARRRIVVSEAGHRWRSVTSLAVSSAGPTVLTAGDAAVPVQVWDATTGRCLRTLDQQLPAHARWVHTAAVSADGRVAVLGIGSRQVAVRSLPAADYQAPWCYARPRAARELTGVQDVFGDLMDQASDLTAQGRFSAAAEALRSAQGMPGFARHPELRAAWARVGAHGHRSELLGAWQLYSYNGHGEFTQPTTLALRADGLVSAIGWWTGEVDVWDFAVGERLHIFNRGEGGSARDIRFALGGALLVVLTSQGMIQRLSLVDGSRQLFTDEMGAISAFALMPTDDDDRILIGDKAGVLRLRRLTTGALLRELRAHGGAVHTVALSPDGRYAASLGGTHQNADESDNPFRDSEVKAWSLDADQPSWTLPSHSRFERLDFSADSRTLFLCTGLSVGAWDVASGELRYSLTNQGSYGTGDTLIAFSADHGLAATPDRDALRVWATDTGEVRQTLALAGKPRAFALSADGSFAVTAGGERLVQVWDVASGRCLRTLEGHSAPVTKATLSEDGTLLATTDLSSGLCAWGLAWDFTFPSRSPAAGITGGSAAQGEIP